The following coding sequences are from one Solea solea chromosome 4, fSolSol10.1, whole genome shotgun sequence window:
- the srrt gene encoding serrate RNA effector molecule homolog isoform X5: MGDSDDEYDRRRRDKFRRERSDYDRSREREDRRRDDWNDREWDRGRERRNRGEYRDYDRGRRERFSPPRHDMSPQQKRMRRDWDDHGGDPYRGGYDLGYGGGGGPSYVPPQHWGHPDLHLMQPHHGIPIQARLGNIHDMDLGPPPPIMKSFKEFLISLDDSVDETEAVKRYNEYKIDFRRQQMQDFFLAHKDEEWFRSKYHPDEASRLKAESHSALHNRLNVFMFLMENGWFDNVSLDIEQTPAIIKLLDAAVIKMEGGTDHDLRILELPSEEEEERERLLSVSAGAEPPKREDLKTLDGDRKPSVEKDKNEKEKSDSANTETAAASNGEKVKEETEKEAAKEEMPEPKKQRRKRKRSGDSDDEGSASESDSDSDSNSDSNSNCSEKPVKKEEEEDKDEEEEEEEGEEEKPKENSEEGKKEEEGKKKPKDDSPRPRPLHRTCSLFMRSIAPTISKAEIIALCRRYPGFLRVCLSDPHPERRFFRRCWVTFDRSVNIKEICWNLQNIRLRDCELAPGVNRDLARRVRNVNGITQHKQVLRNDIKLAAKLIHALDEKGSLWSNKPREVGQSSELPAQNPVLKNITDYLIEEVSAEEEELLGSGSGMDPEENMKEGNPTETTVERDDKLAKVLDRLLLYLRVVHSIDYYNTCEYPSEDEMPNRCGMVHVRGPIPPNRISNGEVQQWQKMVEEKLLPLFSLKEILSEEEAGKMGRKDPDEEVEKFVSANTQELGKDKWLCPLSGKKFKGPEFVRKHILNKHADKIEEVKKEVAFFNNFLMDAKRPSLPEMKLPLPTPGQGLLSPTMPFPPQGPQGPMSFGQPRPPLMGYGGGPPYPPNQYGGGRGNYDNFRGQGGYLGKPRNIR; encoded by the exons ATgggtgacagtgatgatgagtatGATCGCAGACGAAGGGACAAATTCAGACGGGAGAGAAGTGATTACGACCgctcaagagagagagaagacagacgCAGAGATGACTGGAATGACAG GGAATGGGACAGAGGCAGGGAGCGACGTAATCGTGGAGAGTACCGGGATTATGACAGAGGTCGCAGGGAGAGATTCTCCCCACCTAGGCATGACATGAGTCCACAGCAAAAACGCATGAGAAGAGACTG GGATGACCATGGTGGAGACCCATATCGTGGGGGATACGACTTGGGGtatggaggtggtggagggcCCAGTTATGTCCCACCGCAGCACTGGGGCCACCCTGACTTGCACCTAATGCAGCCTCATCATGGCATTCCCATTCAGGCCAG GCTCGGTAACATCCATGATATGGATTTGGGTCCACCCCCTCCGATAATGAAGAGCTTTAAGGAGTTCCTGATTTCCTTGGATGATTCTGTGGATGAGACGGAGGCCGTCAAACGCTACAATGAGTACAAGATTGACTTCCGCCGACAGCAGATGCAGGACTTCTTCTTGGCTCATAAAGATGAAGAGTG GTTCAGGTCTAAGTACCACCCAGATGAGGCCAGTCGACTTAAGGCAGAGTCCCACAGTGCTCTGCACAACCGTCTCAATGTCTTCATGTTCCTGATGGAGAATGGATGGTTTGATAATGTCTCCTTGGATATTGAACAGACTCCAGCCATCATCAAACTTCTGGATGCAG CTGTGATTAAGATGGAAGGAGGGACGGATCATGACCTTCGTATCTTGGAGCTGCCatctgaagaggaagaagagagagagcggttGTTGTCTGTTTCAGCAGGTGCTGAACCTCCCAAGAGAGAAGACCTCAAGACCTTGGATGGTGACCGGAAACCCTCTGTggagaaagacaaaaatgagaag GAGAAGAGCGATTCTGCCAACACAGAGACGGCTGCTGCATCAAACGGGGAGAAGGtgaaagaggagacagagaaagaggcgGCTAAAGAAGAAATGCCTGAACCCAAGAAG cagagaagaaagaggaagcgCAGTGGAGACAGTGATGACGAAGGCAGTGCCTCAGAGAGcgactctgactcagactccaACTCGGACTCCAACTCTAACTGCTCTGAAAAACCTgtgaagaaggaagaagaggaagacaaggatgaggaggaggaggaggaagaaggtgaAG AGGAGAAACCGAAGGAGAACTCtgaagagggaaagaaagaagaagagggaaaaaagaagccCAAAGATGACTCTCCTCGACCACGGCCTCTGCACCGGACCTGCTCCCTGTTCATGAGGAGCATTGCTCCCACCATTTCCAAGGCTGAGATTATAGCT CTTTGCCGACGATACCCAGGCTTTTTGCGTGTTTGCTTGTCTGACCCCCATCCAGAGCGCag GTTTTTCAGACGTTGCTGGGTGACATTCGACCGTAGTGTCAATATCAAAGAGATCTGCTGGAACCTTCAGAACATTCGG CTACGAGACTGTGAACTGGCACCAGGGGTGAACAGGGACCTGGCCCGGAGGGTGCGTAATGTTAACGGCATCACTCAACACAAGCAGGTGCTCCGTAATGACATCAAGCTGGCTGCCAAGCTCATTCATGCTCTGGATGAGAAGGGTAGCCTGTGGAGCAACAAGCCACGGGAAGTGGGGCAGAGCTCTGAG TTGCCGGCTCAGAACCCAGTCTTGAAGAATATCACAGATTATCTGATTGAGGAAGTGagtgctgaggaggaggagctgctgggcTCTGGGAGTGGGATGGATCCTGAGGAAAACATGAAGGAAGGGAATCCTACGGAGACAACTGTGGAGAGGGATGACAAATTAGCCAAG GTTCTTGACCGCCTACTCTTATATCTGCGTGTTGTGCATTCAATTGACTACTACAACACCTGTGAATACCCGAGTGAGGATGAAATGCCCAATCGCTGTGGCATGGTCCACGTTCGTGGACCCATCCCTCCAAACCGCATCTCGAACGGAGAAG ttcaaCAGTGGCAGAAGATGGTGGAGGAGAAGCTTCTTcctttatttagtttaaaagAAATTCTGTCTGAAGAAGAGGCAGGGAAGATGGGCCGCAAGGATCCAGACGAAGAGGTAGAGAAGTTTGTGTCGGCCAACACTCAAGAGCTGGGGAAGGACAAATGGCTGTGTCCACTCAGTGGCAAGAAATTTAAG GGGCCAGAGTTCGTACGGAAGCACATCCTGAACAAACACGCGGACAAAATTGAGGAAGTGAAAAAGGAAGTGGCGTTCTTTAACAATTTCCTGATGGATGCCAAGAGGCCTTCGCTGCCAGAGATGAAACTTCCTCTTCCAACCCCAGGCCAAG gttTGCTTTCTCCCACTATGCCATTCCCACCTCAAGGTCCACAGGGCCCAATGAGCTTTGGACAACCTCGTCCCCCGCTGATGGGATATGGTG GTGGACCTCCTTACCCCCCTAACCAGTACGGAGGAGGCAGAGGCAATTATGACAACTTTCGGGGACAAGGTGGCTACCTGGGAAAGCCACGCAACATTAGGTGA